GATCAGCGGCGTCATCCTCTCATCGGTCGTTCCGCCCCTGAACCACTTGATGGAAGAGATGTGCGAGCGCTATTTGGGCAAGAATCCGTTCATCGTGGGTCCCGGCTTAAAGACGGGGCTTAACATCCGCTATGAGAATCCCAAGGAAGTCGGAGCGGACCGCATCGTGAATGCGGTAGCGGCGATTGAGCAGTATGGTGCGCCGCTGATTATCGTGGACTTCGGCACAGCGACCACGTATGACTATATCGATGAACACGGGCAGTATATCGGCGGGGCCATCGCGCCGGGGATCGGCATCTCAACGGAGGCCCTGTATCAAAAAGCAGCGAAGCTGCCGCGCATCGAGCTCAGCAAACCGAAGAGTACGGTCGGCCGCAACACCGTCGCTTCGATGCAATCGGGGATCATCTATGGATATGTCGGTCAGGTCGACGGGATCGTCAGCCGGATCTGTGCAGAGACGAAGCTGAAGCCGCGGGTTATCGCGACGGGGGGCTTCGCGGAATTGATCGCATCAGAGTCGAAGACGATCGAGATCGTGGATCCGCTTCTCACGTTGACCGGCCTTAGAATCCTGTACGAGCGCAATATATCGTCATAATCTATTTGGCATCAAGCAGGACCTGCAGCGGTTTATAAATTCATGAACGTTAACAACTAGGGGGGATCTCATGCGAGACTATCTGATTCGCGGTACGGCATTAGATCAGAAAGTGCGGATATTCGGCGTGCGGGCAACGGAGATCGTAGCGGAACTGCAGCGCCGCCATGATACGTGGCCGACAGCTACGGCAGCGCTGGGCAGAGCGGTAGCGGCCGGGTTGATGATGGGAGCGATGCTGAAAGATGAGCAGAAACTGACCATTCAGATCAAGGGCAACGGTCCGCTCGGCCAGATTGTCGTCGATGCCAATGCCAAGGGGGAAGTGAGGGGCTATGTCGACAATCCGCATGTTGATCTGCCGCCTAATGAACAAGGAAAGCTGGACGTTAAAGGCGCTGTCGGTACCGAAGGCGCGCTGTATATCATTAAGGATCTGGGGCTGAAAGAGCCGTACCGCGGCAGTATCCCGATTATATCGGGAGAGCTGGGAGAAGACTTTACTTATTACTTTGCAAAGTCGGAACAGACCCCTTCCGCGGTAGCCGTTGGCGTGTTGGTTAACCCGGATGGTTCGGTGCGTGCTGCAGGCGGCTTCATCCTCCAGCTGCTGCCGGGACTTTCCGATGAAGAGATCAGCGATATGGAGAGAAGACTTGCAAACCTGCGCCCCGTTACCGAGATGCTTGACAGCGGAATGTCATTAGAAGAGATCATCTCTGAAGTCGTTGACGATGTGAAAGTCGGCGAGACGATGGATGCAATTTTTCGCTGCCAATGCTCGGATGAACGGGTGGAGCGGACGCTGATCAGCATGGGACGTGAAGAGTTGGAGAACTTAGCGGGTGAAGATGAACCGGTGGAAGTGGTGTGTCATTTTTGTAATGAAAAATATCTCTTCGAGAAAGAAGACCTCCAGCGAATTATCGAGCAGTTGAATCAAGATGAATGAATAATCCATCGGTGGAACCTGCCACACTGGTCATAGGGATCGCTGGTTGCTGATGGAATTCGAAATTCTGAAATAATTCCATTGACAACCATGATATCCACTGTTAATATTGAAAGTAATATAAAGCCGACTTGAATACTCGGATTAAGATTCACTCACAAATACATGTCCAGAGGGATAATAGGAGGTTCACATCGATGGCCAAATTAGTACAAAACATCACCCAATTAATCGGTGACACCCCGCTGGTTCGTCTGAACCGCGTAGTGCCGGAGGACAGCGCTGAGATCTATGTCAAGCTGGAATATCAGAACCCCGGTGCCAGCGTCAAGGACCGGATCGCGATCAGCATGGTAGAGGCTGCAGAGCAAGAGGGCAAGCTGAAACCCGGCGGAACGATCGTTGAGCCGACGAGCGGCAATACAGGGATCGGTTTAGCGATGGTCGCCGCTGCCAAGGGGTATCGTGCGATCCTGGTCATGCCGGATACGATGAGCATGGAGCGCCGCAATCTGCTTCGCGCTTACGGCGCTGAGCTGGTGCTGACTCCGGGAGCAGAAGGGATGAAGGGTGCGATCCGCAAAGCTGAAGAAATCGTAGCCGAGAACCCGGATTACTTTATGCCGCAGCAATTCAAGAACTTGGCGAATGTGAAGATCCACCGCGAGACAACAGGACCTGAGATCGTAGAAGCGATCAAAAATCACGACGGCAAACTGGATGCCTTCGTTGCAGGAATCGGAACAGGCGGTACGATCACCGGTGCCGGCTCTGTATTGCGCGAGCATTTCCCCGACATCAAGATCTATGCGGTTGAGCCTGCTGCGTCCCCGGTCCTGTCCGGCGGCCAGCCAGGTCCGCATAAGATCCAAGGGATCGGTGCAGGTTTCGTTCCGGATATCCTCGATACAGGGATCTATGACGAGGTCATCACAGTGGAGAACGAACAAGCCTTTGAAACATCGCGCCGCGTAGCTCGTGAGGAGGGCATCCTCGGCGGAATCTCCTCTGGTGCAGCCATCTTCGCTGCACTGAAGGTGGCAAAGGAACTCGGCAAGGGCAAACGCGTTGTCGCTGTCCTGCCGTCCAACGGGGAGCGCTACTTGAGCACGCCGCTGTATCAGTTTGATTGAGCTTGATGACGGGTCTATACTGTCTCGTCTCTTGCAGACAAGGGAGCCTGCGGGCTCCCTTGTTGTTTTTGTCTGGATATTTCCGCTGCTCCTTAC
This sequence is a window from Insulibacter thermoxylanivorax. Protein-coding genes within it:
- the hslO gene encoding Hsp33 family molecular chaperone HslO, with protein sequence MRDYLIRGTALDQKVRIFGVRATEIVAELQRRHDTWPTATAALGRAVAAGLMMGAMLKDEQKLTIQIKGNGPLGQIVVDANAKGEVRGYVDNPHVDLPPNEQGKLDVKGAVGTEGALYIIKDLGLKEPYRGSIPIISGELGEDFTYYFAKSEQTPSAVAVGVLVNPDGSVRAAGGFILQLLPGLSDEEISDMERRLANLRPVTEMLDSGMSLEEIISEVVDDVKVGETMDAIFRCQCSDERVERTLISMGREELENLAGEDEPVEVVCHFCNEKYLFEKEDLQRIIEQLNQDE
- a CDS encoding type III pantothenate kinase, producing MILVMDVGNTNIVLGVYEGKELLHNWRLSTNRSATADEYGLMISNLFKHVQLDVSEISGVILSSVVPPLNHLMEEMCERYLGKNPFIVGPGLKTGLNIRYENPKEVGADRIVNAVAAIEQYGAPLIIVDFGTATTYDYIDEHGQYIGGAIAPGIGISTEALYQKAAKLPRIELSKPKSTVGRNTVASMQSGIIYGYVGQVDGIVSRICAETKLKPRVIATGGFAELIASESKTIEIVDPLLTLTGLRILYERNISS
- the cysK gene encoding cysteine synthase A: MAKLVQNITQLIGDTPLVRLNRVVPEDSAEIYVKLEYQNPGASVKDRIAISMVEAAEQEGKLKPGGTIVEPTSGNTGIGLAMVAAAKGYRAILVMPDTMSMERRNLLRAYGAELVLTPGAEGMKGAIRKAEEIVAENPDYFMPQQFKNLANVKIHRETTGPEIVEAIKNHDGKLDAFVAGIGTGGTITGAGSVLREHFPDIKIYAVEPAASPVLSGGQPGPHKIQGIGAGFVPDILDTGIYDEVITVENEQAFETSRRVAREEGILGGISSGAAIFAALKVAKELGKGKRVVAVLPSNGERYLSTPLYQFD